A window of the Fusarium poae strain DAOMC 252244 chromosome 3, whole genome shotgun sequence genome harbors these coding sequences:
- a CDS encoding hypothetical protein (BUSCO:35699at5125) produces the protein MKTSTFRIARGAAAGLQKRAYTQATTPRHLMTIADLTPTEFANLVRDANTRKIAVKGGAPASYLNAGLAGKTVAMMFSKRSTRTRVSTEAAVTMLGGHPMFLGKDDIQLGVNESLYDTSKVISSMTSCMVARVGPHSDVATLAKHSSVPVINALSDDFHPLQTIADFLTLHETFPSSSSKGATLGLNGLKVAWVGDANNVLFDLAIGCVKMGVDISVAAPKGYEIPETMRQLITSAGDGVSSPGKLIETNVPEEAVKDANVLVTDTWVSMGQEADTQKRLKDFSGFQITNDLAKRGGAKNDWKFMHCLPRHPEEVADEVFYSPRSLVFPEAENRLWAAVSALEGFVVNKGKL, from the exons ATGAAGACTTCAACTTTCCGAATCGCTCGAGGAGCCGCTGCGGGCCTTCAAAAACGAGCCTATACGCAGGCTACAACACCCCGGCATCTTATGACCATTGCTGATCTCACTCCTACTGAGTTCGCGAATCTCGTTCGTGATGCCAACACTCGAAAAATTGCTGTCAAGGGCGGAGCTCCTGCTAGCTATCTGAATGCTGGCCTTGCCGGCAAGACTGTTGCTATGATGTTCAGCAAGCGCAGCACTCGTACACGAGTTTCTACTGAAGCCGCAGTAACAATGCTGGGTGGCCATCCCATGTTTCTAGGCAAGGATGACATTCAGTTGGGT GTGAACGAATCACTCTATGACACCTCAAAAGTCATATCATCCATGACTTCCTGTATGGTTGCCCGAGTAGGACCTCATTCTGATGTCGCTACTCTGGCCAAACACTCAAGTGTCCCTGTTATTAATGCTTTGTCTGATGATTTCCATCCTCTTCAGACTATTGCCGACTTCCTTACTCTCCACGAGACTTTCCCTTCATCAAGCTCCAAGGGAGCTACTCTGGGTCTGAACGGTCTCAAGGTTGCCTGGGTTGGCGATGCCAACAACGTTCTTTTCGATCTCGCCATTGGATGCGTCAAGATGGGTGTTGATATTTCAGTCGCTGCTCCCAAAGGATATGAGATCCCCGAAACTATGAGGCAGCTCATCACCTCCGCTGGCGACGGTGTTTCCTCGCCCGGTAAGCTTATCGAGACTAACGTTCCTGAGGAGGCCGTCAAGGATGCCAATGTTCTGGTCACGGATACATGGGTCTCCATGGGCCAGGAAGCTGACACCCAGAAGCGTCTCAAGGACTTTTCTGGATTCCAGATCACAAATGACCTTGCTAAGCGAGGAGGTGCTAAAAATGACTGGAAATTCATGCACTGCTTGCCTCGCCACCCTGAGGAGGTTGCCGATGAGGTCTTCTACAGCCCTCGATCTCTAGTTTTCCCCGAGGCCGAGAACCGTCTCTGGGCTGCTGTTT CCGCTCTTGAAGGCTTTGTTGTGAACAAGGGTAAGCTTTAA